The window AGCGGAAGTCCTTCAAACAAGGACGGCATCACAAATACATCAAATGCTTTCATATACTGCGGAACGTCTGATACGACGCCTGTAAAGACAATGTCGTCTAACAAGCCTGCCTTCTCCGCATATGATTCAACCACCTGTCTCAGCGGTCCATCCCCTATAAGGACAAGTTGAAATGAGACCCCCTGCTTCTTTAAGGTCTGTGCCAGTTCCATAAAAAAAACGTGATTTTTTTGTTCATGAAACCGGCCAATATGACCAATAATCATGCTCTTTTCGTGAAGACCCAGCTGCTTTTTGATCTTCACCTTTTCGTCTGGATCAGGCTGAAAGAAAAGGGATAAATCAATCCCATTCGGCAGCACCTCAACTTGTCCATTCTTCATTTTTTTCTGCCCAAATAAAAAGGAACCGGCATCCTCACCGCATGCAACAAGCTGTGTAGAAAATGCAAAGATCAGCTGGCGAAACCCTTTGAGCATCATATGGTCTACCCAATTTGGCGACTGTTTCCAAGCTGTATTATGAGAATGACAAATACGCACCTTCACACCCGCCAGTTTCGCAGCAAGTGCGGAGAAGCCTGTTTGAAAATCCGTATGGGCATGCACTGCCTGATACGGTCCTGTTCGTTTGATTGTCTTTGTCAATGTTTTCACAAATGCCAAAGGAGAGGATGCCCCGATACTTGGGACGTAGAAGATACGTCCCCCGAGCCTCTGAATTTCCTCATCATAATCACAGACATCCTTTCGGTGGGTAATGAAGTCAAATTGAAGGACATTTCTATCGAGTGCACGATAGATGTTCATGATCATCGTTTCAGCCCCGCCGCGGTTCATCCCGCCCACAATATGGAGTACACGCTTTGGCTCACTCATCCCGAATCGTCCTCCTTTTCAACAAAGACGCCTCCAGCTTCCGCCGGTGATAAAATTTCATGATCTTCGGTGATAAACAGGCGCGAACCACCGGCTTTATTGCAAACAGATAATGAACCGGCGACAATTTTAATAACCAGCATGCTTTTAAAATGAGCCAGGCATTATCCATCGAATATTGAAACTTACGGCGCTGAAAGGCCGCTTCATCCTCTCTCACAAGGTATAACGGCTCTTGTAAATTAAAGCCTTTTCTCCCCGCAGCAAAAAAACGGATCCAAAGATCGATATCTTCCATCCGCCTTGTTGTTTTCACAGAGCGATACCCATGTAAAGCCTTGTATGCAGCAGCCCTCATCATAATGGTTCCATGACAAAAAGGAGTCCCTTTTGCCAGCACCTTCCGATCAGGCTCTGAAATAAGTGCACGTACACCTTTTGTACCCGATTCATCAAACACC is drawn from Bacillus pumilus and contains these coding sequences:
- a CDS encoding glycosyltransferase family 1 protein, which translates into the protein MSEPKRVLHIVGGMNRGGAETMIMNIYRALDRNVLQFDFITHRKDVCDYDEEIQRLGGRIFYVPSIGASSPLAFVKTLTKTIKRTGPYQAVHAHTDFQTGFSALAAKLAGVKVRICHSHNTAWKQSPNWVDHMMLKGFRQLIFAFSTQLVACGEDAGSFLFGQKKMKNGQVEVLPNGIDLSLFFQPDPDEKVKIKKQLGLHEKSMIIGHIGRFHEQKNHVFFMELAQTLKKQGVSFQLVLIGDGPLRQVVESYAEKAGLLDDIVFTGVVSDVPQYMKAFDVFVMPSLFEGLPLVLVEAQASGLPCVISDHITEEVDLGCGLVKRMSLRDSAHEWMKAVLEAYHAEPPLQETITSQLEQRGFDVKQNITRVMNGYGL
- a CDS encoding glycosyltransferase family 2 protein; amino-acid sequence: MRKPKVSIIMGVYNCQDTVEESIESILHQTYDNWELIICDDASTDGTYEKVLSYTKRDPERIRLIRNEHNQRLAASLNRCLAEARGDLIARQDGDDVSVSVRLEKQVHFLETHPEYDVVGTAMTVFDESGTKGVRALISEPDRKVLAKGTPFCHGTIMMRAAAYKALHGYRSVKTTRRMEDIDLWIRFFAAGRKGFNLQEPLYLVREDEAAFQRRKFQYSMDNAWLILKACWLLKLSPVHYLFAIKPVVRACLSPKIMKFYHRRKLEASLLKRRTIRDE